Genomic segment of Ischnura elegans chromosome 12, ioIscEleg1.1, whole genome shotgun sequence:
AAGCTGCGGCTAAACCCTCCATCATGATCAAAATTTCAGTTGAGCACTTTTCATTCTCACTCCAAATCCTTGATTTCATAGCCCTTCTTGCAATAGGGTCATATTCCTAATTTGGGAAATGTCATTTACtcaaaatgtacatttttattaGGTACATTATACATACATTTCTAGTTAATGTAGCACACAGTATAAGGTCACATCACAACATTATTCAAGGACATTAACCTATCATCAAAGTTCCAATTTAGGCAaaggcaaaaaataaatgcctcttTGGATCCTGACCTTAGGACTAGAGCTATACACAATAAGTGGGCGGATGAATTAGTTTCTGATGCTGTTAACAGCATATATCTTAAGTCTATCCTCTGCACTGAGGCACAGGAAATCATTTCAGGCAATCAATGCCACCTTTCTAGCACTAATTGCCTCTTCGACAGTCGGGGTATCATCACAAGAcacaaaaatcaataataaaatctCAACCACTTAATGCATTGGTTTGGCTACATTGAAAGCACAGAAGACATGAGCCAAACTTGACAGGAACGCAGTAGGTATTTGTGATGCCTATTTGCAACTCTGAAGGCCATGTTATAGCCGTTGCCAAGGTGTCAACCTGTCCTTAGCAGGCACTTCTGACAAAAATGAACACCATAATCATGTCTCAGCTGCTAATAAACCCTCATATAATCCCCAAATATGGCAGATTTCTTCTCCCCGATGTACAATTGTGAAAACTTACATTTCCACAACTTTAAATCTCCAATGTACACTCACATTTtgcagataaaaattaattttcatcagcATATTTTGTTATTCTAATAAAATACAGAGGTGTATGGATATAGGCATTGCTAGGATTCACAATAAACCTTTCAAGAGGGTCAGGGAGAGCGAGGGACTTAGTGCATCAACCTATCCAGCAAGTTGtaggttaaataaatatatattttggggGATTTGGTTTCAACCAGGCCTGGGCTATACCTTCAAATATCActatgtatatttaaaataacaGGAACCCAACACTGAGTTGTGAACATGGCCATGGAATTAATATCGTGAAACATATATCATAACACAAATCAAAAACTGGTACCTGATGAAAACATTACCATGCCCATAGTAGAAAAATAATGGTGCAATATAATCTGGTAAAAAATATGTTgctaaataaaatatcttcatacaTCATCTGTTATATCAACATAAGATATCAATGTAAATCATCTGATACGATCCAGAATTTTGTGATATTTCACCAGGAGGCGATTTCTATCTGGTGATATATCACAATTTTCTCTCACGATTTTTGTACTAGGTTCAATGAGACAATGGTTTTTGTCCCTGTGTTAGCGATTACAGATATCTAAGCCAATGCTGTATTTTCAATATCACCCAGGCCTAATGCTCTCCCTATTACTCTTGGCATTACCAACAAATATTATGCAAGTCAAACAAGATGCAactattgcaaaacattttagCTCGTACGTGACATGTTTTGATCATTGAATCATTTTCAAGTATTCTCTGAACAATGATTTAACAATCGAAGCATGTTGTACGTACATAAAACTTGGTGGCAAAGCTCAATCTTGTTTGATTGACATCTTTCCAACACATCTCACCAGCCACAGTAACTTAAAAGTAGAGTTCTCCAGCCAAGAGCTGCTTCAATATGACCATGATGTTCATTTTCATAATGATTGGCCTGCTGGTAGTTATCTAAAACCAATGGCCACAATTACGGCACTTTAAACTCTTAACGCAGGTCCCGTGCTGAGAGAGCAGGAGGACTGTTGGACTGGGGTGCTCCGTGCTTTCCTAGGGTCGGGTATCGGAAGGGAGAAGGGGAGAGGGAAGCAGGAAGGGCTGGAGGGGGGGGAGGAAGCGACGGGCTCTCTTCCGCGGTGGGAGATAGGGGCGACAGAGGGGGAGGCATGGCTGCAGCAGCGCCATCTGCTCCGTCGGACGACGACGAAGAAGAGAGTGCCGGGGGATGCGTTGCGGGACCTTGTGGTATGCCGCTGACGGCTGCAGCGGCCGCTGCTGCAGCTCCTTGCTGGAGGTATGCAATCAAGCGACGCAACTCATCCAATGCATTGGCCTGATAGAGTTAgaatattataagaatttaagTCAAGAGGATTTACCATAAGAATCAGCAATAGTACTTATCATCAAAATAATCAGAAAGAATATTTATCAGAAGAGTACAATAAGAATTCAAGTGAAGTGTTTGGAGAAGACTGGTATTAGGGAGTGATAGTGACTTCATGACTACAGAATACCGGCGCCAGTACAATAGCACCAGTACATTAGACGCACCCTTATATCAGTGTGGCACACACAAGAGAAAAAGTCCACGCAAAGATGTGGAACCCCTTCAGCTAATGTTAGGTCCTTTTAGATCTTCAATGATCACATAAATAAAAGCAAGATATCGATCGAGTTTGATTGTATGTATAATTATGCTCACTCCCAACTCCTTCGCTATTGCAGATGTGAGCAAAATGATGGTGAcatatgatatattaaaaaacaataaataatatcacGCTTTCACAATGAGTTCAATAAAAACAACCACAGCTATGGCATTcttcaattgaataataaatatatattattaaatactaTGTAGTCAgtattgaaaattaaactattgaaATCGAACCTTCACATATAATCGCAGGTGGTCTTTTCAggtattattttggaaaaaaggtgTGTATTATGTGCCGTCAAATATAGTAATATAATGCAGAAAGGTCGctctaataataattttcaccAATGAACATGTcctattgaattaaaaatgactttttgaaATCATATCATAATAACTTTAAGCATTATTTAATGCAGTATTGTCAATATGTAGTTTTAATGACACAGCCCCTAAAGAAAAAGGATTATCAAATTACCTGCATAAGGATGAAATTTTTGGCCAGCAGAAGAGTGGCAATTTTTGAAAGTTTCCGCACAGACGGAGAGTGGGCATATGGGATGACACTCCTCAACTCATCCAAGGCATCGTTCAAGTCGTGCATACGACGTCGCTCTCTTGCATTGATGTTCAATCTCACTAGTTTTCCCTGAAACAATCACCAGAGAAAGATACTGTAATGATCCTAATTATTACAAATGGTTACATCTTCAAATTGGCATTCAAAGGACATTCCAAAGACCAATTTGCATGAGCAGGGTCTTCAATTACTTGTTTTCTCACTTTGAGGAATTTTCTCAtacaaaattttctcattaatatattgataactttgtcTATTCAACACATTTAATTAGGTTCAAACCTCAATCTGTTTCAACTCTcttgtataattttcaaatttaagtttaccaggactagccacagtgataacttttacgggagtcacccacaatgcacaaattatgtgaaaaatccacagagaaaaaaaatcgctcgCCTTGACCatgattcaaacccggatcctccgaattccagtcgagtgctttagccagttaagctactgaggcatcATTCTCTCCTGTGGAAATTCAAGGAATATACTAGGTGGTATGGACTGTAGAGCATATGATGTGACAAGCAGCCCAAATCGTGCCCACAGTGCCAGGCCTGCTCTTCGACTGTGGTACTGTGCGCACAATTTGGattgcttgtggcatcatatgctcagtagTCCATAACACCTAGTCCGATTGTgttcaaaaatatccacagagaggaatgacacctcggtagcttaactggctaaagcactcaactggaattcgggggatccgggttcgcatcctggtcaaggtgaatgattttttccctgtggatttttaatgtaatttccaAGATGAAATACCTCTTGAAAATGTCTCTAATGTGTTGAAACAAGTCAACAAAGTACCAAATACAGTATGAGGAATGTAAAAAGTTATCTACATGTATTTTTCTTCTGTGTTCACTTGAACCCAACTTCATGCTAAAAATCTACAATGAAAGATCAATCATAATAGGATTTTGGTTGCATGGtgaaaagaaaaaacattaaatcaagATAGTAATATGATATAATAATGTAAAAGCAAGCCAATTATGGAAAAGAGTTACTTTTTAAAGAAGTAATATATTCTAAAACAATTTTGAGAAATCATTACCTTAGAtaatttataagtgaaatatcaGATGTCTTATAACATGCCCCTTGGCTAATATGGCCTCTTGTATTGAATGGTTCAATATGCAGTGTTCACTTCATTGTATAAGTCCACTCACAATCGTGAACAGTGCAGTCCCACACGTACTTCCTTAATATATAATTAGATCATTGCCTTTTGACATAGAAAATAACATTACCTAGATgacaaaacaattttatttcatgcgCCTTGTTTTACCTCATCAAAAAGAGTTCATaggatataaaaaatgaatttttatgctgcaataaatgcattatatgtgaaaaaaatgtatgttgtctgaaataaaatacaataaaattctgTGTTATTCTCTTGGATTTAATTGAGAAAACATCCAATTTCGCACAATCATGTATCACAACGTcaccatttcattaatttttctacagtAGATCCTTCCCTTCTTTCTTGTAATTAAGGCTTTTAATGAGTCCTATTATGTACTTAGTATGAGGTGAATTATACAATTGTTTGTTTGATTACAGCTAAACGGAAAGTCCAACGGGATTTTCAGGGATTAGGCCACCTTCAATATGAACAGAAAAATACTTTCAATGTAAAGAATGAAACTGGATTTACTTTCGATAGATGTAATTAACACAAAGTCAGATAAAACctctgcaatttttttttctttaacaccTGCTATACTCAGCTCTGTCAGCCAAACTTATGCATTCTATATTGGATGGTAATGGTTATGTGAGAACATCTACAGGCACGAAAAACAGGTTGGGCCAAAAAAATGGTCTTAGTCTCTtctcaaacttaattccagctcCAATGGATCAGTGCATAACCACATATTGAGGGATTCCAAGTCTAAAGGAACACAATTTCATCTGTTGGACACGATTTCTATGCGACAGTGCTGGTTCATTTAATTTATAGTTGTTTCACAGGTGGCGTTCTCTTTTTGCACTGCAGACATAAAATTTTGTTGATGCCATCACCAACAAGGCCATTCTCAGCCAATATAAGTGACAATAGCTTGTCCTCCGCTGTGAGGAATCCTTCCCCTCCTTCACTTGTTTGGGGTCATCTCTCCTCCATGCATAGGCAGAGTTTTGTGGGGACAATGAGAGCCTGGCCCTCCCAACTTAAAGTGTAATTTGTCTGAGGAAAGTACAAAACCTATACATTCTAGTACAATGaagacaaaaacatcaaaagtttagGTCAGTTAAAAACATATTAGTAATGCTTCTCCATAGATGGAACTActaatgctgttttcagaggctcatttaaatgaattttcctgGCCAAAGCCCCAGGGACTGGGTGTATTCCATAGTCCTTAAACCCCCGGTCCTTAAATTCATTTATCAGTCTATGCCAAGGGAGAGGAGCAAATGGGTGATTCAAAAATCTTACCTGTCGGTGATGGCCATGCTTCTTTCCCGATGACTGACTCCCAGACTTCTGTTCTTGCAAAGCTGATCCTCGGTTGGAATTTGAACTGTCAGAGTGGGACGGTGGCCCATCCTGATCCGAGTGACGGTACTCCCCTCTCCCAGACGAACACTCTTGACGTGGACTCAGCCGGGGTGGATTCTGAGGACCAGAGGCACTGTCGTGCGGTGCAGGACGGGGTACAGCGGATGGAAACATTGCGGAGGGAGCATGAAGTGGCCCTGAGAATAgagatgaatatttattaattattttaatggaggGTGAGCTCCCAGCAGTAGTTGAgatccaaacaaaattaccattctatctagggtaaattggatactcaagaGAGGGGCCATAGCCCTCAAGCCcttctctggatctgccactggatagtaaaatatcaaaagcatgtaaaataggcCTTATGTTAAGagcttatttgtatttcaattcattaacCCTTGCcccactaaagacaaaaatatgcatctggacgTTTCTTGACTTGGGAGATGAAAGGCGCAAATTATCGttggagattttcctacgcaggagTTCGAATGCCAAATgtatacgtttcctagctcttCCCCTTTTATGTCCGTCACAGGTGTgcgatgtctttgtttcgggacccaacacagcaGGGACTAGGCTTTATCCTCGAAATCCGGGTGCAGGTActcggacccctcgtcttatattacccctcttagggGTAAAGGACTACACAATTGTTTATCCAGccattttgcgaaataaatatttgttcctttctcaaaaaatataaactaaaatttgaattagctgtcttttgagcagcgttaacaatttttaaacgaaattctatgattAATATTAACTCatatcttgatttcagtataaatatcaacatggaaattgttgctggattaaatgtgttaatatttaCGGTAaggctttgttcaaaatttgacaaatttCTGAATAAAATGAGTAATTAAATTCGAAGactgcaatttacgttcaagcaacaattatccatatagctaattaactaattcatataaacaaagcatgattgactgtgaaccaatgccgctggtagggtaaTAAACCCCGAAAGAAGGGAGCCCAACTTCCCTCAAAGttcgagataatgcggagtccccgctagaaagggttgaaaaaggttggtgttgagagtgcgTGATTACCAGCAAGACCCTTAATACCctgaatgtcctgcaaaaatgctccgtactgAGGGGATGGACGAGTCTCTTGGGGCTTAGTACCTACATTAGTCATGCTAAGGcaagaactccaccgtctcgaaagggaaaaataatattcttgtaCGTAAATACatcggaaaatataattatatacttTTGCGCTAACAAGGGGAACGCACAACCGTTGGGTGGCCAATCGAGCTCAAATTTGCTGATTCGGTAGACCATGGCTATAAATTCAATATGCCGGAGCGAGACAACTCACCTCTTGTAAAATTTTGGGAGAAGAGCAATTACAGATCGTAAAAAATGAGGTTACGATATGTAAGCTTTTTTGAATGGACAGTCCGGTGGTAACGGCAGCTGACTATGGAAATAATGGTGGCAAGTTTGATCCTTGCCCCCAgcactattttaaaattcatttttcaacgattttattgtttaaatttttaaagattgttttcttatctgTGTTACCAcagtgataaatattttgaatgcctttatttaaatatttaaatcaggaatgggtTACCTTGGGATTTAGAAcagaggatgaagggtggatagaaaccctgCTTCGGCATTAGCCAACTCTTAATGAATGGCTCCATGGGGACCACAGTCTAACGTCCTATCTGACGGATGGTGTACAGTACCACTGGTAAATTCACATTTCATGCAGGGATTGAATTTTGGAATGCTCAGAAATTCATAACCAAGATTAGGACGTGGAAGGCCAGTGCATAACTACTCTTTGTTTTGCCTGTTTCTACGACAACTACCATCCTGAAACTTGCAAATAAAGAATTAACTAGAATGTTAAGGTAATGTACTGTCCTTCCACATTCTAATATCGGTTATTTTAGCTCTTGCTTCACTTCCTATCCTCTTCaccaatttttaatataaaaaaatggcattaaaatatcCATTGATCAAACCAAGACAAGAAAacaattcttaaaaatttaaacaataaaatccttgaaaaataaataaaaaatagttccaCAAGTGGGGACCAAACATGCCATCATTACTTCTGTAGTCACCTGCAGTAACCACTAGGCTATTGCCGTAATGGAAGTTTCACATTCAATAATGTTGTACATCctaacttcattttttacgatgtttacatatttgatttttttctcaaattttatgaGAAGGGCTTCTTGCTTCAGCATATTGAATTTATTGCCATGATCTACTGAATcggaaaatttgagctcgatAGACCACCCGACGGTTGTATATTCCCTTAGTAAGCAGTAACcttcaaaaattttgatattcTCCAGTGAGGGTTTTGACCCAATAAGGGGACTATAGCCAGTGCTGTAcatagttggaaaaaaaatgtaggtggtactcaccaaaaattccaacagctgaacatgtattatacatctggccgtgaaggtattttaaccagtacgcttataacgagtttggattttagagGGTACGCCCAACCAGCCCAACTACAACGCTGACTATAGTCCTCTTCAGTGGTGCAGagagagggggttttgggggattgtGGCGGACAAGCAGAAGGCGTTGCAATTGTTTTTCCACCAACGGCCACAAGAGAGCGTTGGGTAAGGAGGACGCCTAGAGAGAGCGACGCCATGACAGTCCGGACGAGAAGGGTTTAGGTGTCGATATTGTAGAGCTTGTCTGTGCTACGGAAACAAAGCGAAAGAAACCCTATTATGCATAATTGGTGATGGCATTCATTTACCACGTGCGTAATCATCCGCTACAGGGATAaaccccacccagagctcagagaaatttgaaaatttcatccatttgacttaattggataaatattacctacacaacagtgtaaggattaataaaatatacctcagaaagctataaaactcaccatttttgaaccatttatcttaaaaattttctgggggagggcacccgtaTCTCCTGTTATCCATa
This window contains:
- the LOC124169488 gene encoding class E basic helix-loop-helix protein 22; this translates as MMDGGSGGGAFSFVSDNVGPSSECPSGLVSTTQVPGRRTPLGAVGLSGFYLPSHPHHAPTHHHTTSAGGLQHHQAHLDPSIPEHLQQHATAASSLALHHPSFSNKQGGLYGESAQHNLSRNDCSEDGDEDDEDEDENLGDENSPLPATRSPPVSHPYLVHPLHPHQPFLPTHFPGPLHAPSAMFPSAVPRPAPHDSASGPQNPPRLSPRQECSSGRGEYRHSDQDGPPSHSDSSNSNRGSALQEQKSGSQSSGKKHGHHRQGKLVRLNINARERRRMHDLNDALDELRSVIPYAHSPSVRKLSKIATLLLAKNFILMQANALDELRRLIAYLQQGAAAAAAAAVSGIPQGPATHPPALSSSSSSDGADGAAAAMPPPLSPLSPTAEESPSLPPPPPALPASLSPSPFRYPTLGKHGAPQSNSPPALSARDLR